A window from Fragaria vesca subsp. vesca linkage group LG5, FraVesHawaii_1.0, whole genome shotgun sequence encodes these proteins:
- the LOC101294174 gene encoding uncharacterized protein LOC101294174 translates to MDNNPNRAEAERLLGIAEKLLTNRDLTSSRDFAILAQETEPLIDGSDQILAVVDVLLAADKRVNNHHDWYAILQLDRRSDDPDLIKKSYRRLALLLHPDKNKYAFADHAFRLVADAWAVLSDPTRKPVFDTELNLYSPVDLTGAASASNPNKLPVRRGQNARNDGGVSEPQQQNQQRSRLSSFWTACPYCYILYEYPGVYENCCLRCQNCKRGFEAVVVPNLPPMVHGQDAYYCCWGFFPMGYVGGSSANKGKGKAAAAEAFPAWMPPMFKTPPPQSKTPEPSRASPVPQPTPVAAARGDGMLNFSGGNSNSGTGTNPRKRGRPRKVV, encoded by the coding sequence ATGGACAACAATCCGAACAGAGCCGAAGCCGAGCGCTTACTCGGAATCGCCGAAAAGCTCTTAACGAACCGAGATCTAACCAGCTCACGCGACTTCGCCATTCTCGCTCAAGAAACAGAGCCGCTAATTGACGGCTCCGATCAGATCTTGGCCGTCGTCGACGTCCTCTTAGCCGCCGATAAGCGCGTGAACAACCACCACGACTGGTACGCCATTCTCCAGCTGGATCGCCGATCCGACGACCCCGATCTGATCAAGAAGTCGTACCGACGGCTGGCGCTGCTGCTCCACCCGGACAAGAACAAGTACGCCTTCGCCGATCACGCCTTCCGGCTCGTCGCCGATGCATGGGCCGTTCTGTCCGACCCGACCCGGAAGCCGGTGTTCGACACCGAGCTCAACCTCTACAGCCCGGTCGATCTCACCGGCGCGGCCTCAGCTTCCAATCCGAACAAGCTTCCGGTGCGGCGGGGGCAGAATGCTCGAAACGACGGCGGCGTTTCGGAGCCGCAGCAGCAAAATCAACAGAGGTCGAGATTGTCGAGCTTCTGGACGGCGTGTCCTTACTGTTATATACTGTATGAGTACCCTGGGGTTTATGAGAATTGCTGTTTGAGGTGTCAGAACTGTAAGAGAGGGTTCGAAGCCGTGGTGGTTCCGAATTTGCCGCCAATGGTGCATGGCCAGGATGCCTATTACTGCTGCTGGGGATTCTTCCCCATGGGGTATGTTGGTGGCAGCTCAGCCAATAAAGGAAAGGGCAAGGCGGCTGCCGCGGAGGCCTTCCCCGCTTGGATGCCACCAATGTTCAAAACGCCTCCGCCTCAGAGTAAAACCCCTGAGCCTTCCAGGGCCTCGCCTGTGCCGCAGCCTACGCCGGTGGCCGCGGCAAGGGGTGATGGAATGTTGAATTTTTCGGGTGGGAACTCAAATTCGGGGACAGGGACCAATCCGAGGAAGAGGGGGCGGCCGCGGAAGGTAGTTTAG
- the LOC101294759 gene encoding MADS-box protein SVP-like, with the protein MNKIRIEKIENLPARQVTFSKRRKGLFKKAGELSVLCDAEVAVILFSSTDKLYEFSTSSTVDVIARFKLCTEDVEEGDQQSPNELQLVTDECMRLNMELAEKNHKLRHMEGQDLEELKIDELQRLENMIEGGLSRVLQTKDQRIMSQILALETKGAELTEANNLLRQRLGTLSNGDGNKASGVLSDPGISTDEEDMRSGSCTIATSCFSTGSSSSSMDDSSSEYTLSLKLGLLPR; encoded by the exons ATGAATAAGATAAGGATCGAGAAGATAGAGAACCTGCCGGCGAGGCAGGTGACGTTTTCGAAGAGGAGAAAAGGACTGTTCAAGAAAGCCGGAGAGTTATCGGTTCTTTGCGACGCTGAGGTTGCTGTTATTCTCTTCTCTTCTACTGACAAGCTCTATGAGTTCTCGACCTCCAG CACGGTGGATGTCATTGCAAGGTTCAAACTGTGCACTGAAGATGTGGAAGAGGGGGACCAGCAGTCACCTAATGAGCTCCAG TTGGTGACTGATGAGTGCATGAGGTTGAATATGGAGCTTGCGGAAAAGAACCACAAGCTAAG GCATATGGAGGGGCAGGATCTGGAAGAGCTGAAAATAGATGAGTTGCAGAGATTGGAGAATATGATTGAAGGAGGACTTAGCCGCGTACTTCAAACTAAG GATCAGAGGATTATGAGTCAGATTCTGGCACTTGAAACAAAG GGAGCAGAGTTGACAGAAGCAAACAACCTATTAAGGCAGAGG TTAGGAACGCTATCAAATGGAGATGGAAATAAAGCTAGTGGCGTCCTTTCGGATCCGGGGATCTCAACTGATGAAGAAGATATGAGATCAGGATCTTGCACAATTGCCACCAGCTGTTTTAGTACTGGCTCTTCGAGTTCGTCCATGGATGACTCCTCCTCTGAGTACACCTTGTCTCTCAAACTTGG GCTTCTTCCTCGCTGA
- the LOC101294465 gene encoding MADS-box protein SVP-like, whose product MTKPARNKIKIRKIDNLPARQVTFSKRRRGLLKKAGELSVLCDCEYAVIIFSATGKLFESSSSSTKDVIARYKAHIENVEKLEQPSIELQPDRIKLSKDLAEKSRVLRQMNGEDLEGLNIDELQKLEKQIEGGLSRVLQTKEEKIMSEILALEAKGAQLLQANNQLRQRIGMLSVANGKNAGVIALESDNSTAEEGLSSESGTSGSSCCANGSSPDDDSADDTLSLKLGLIPYRG is encoded by the exons ATGACGAAGCCCGCGAGGAATAAGATAAAGATCAGGAAGATTGACAACTTGCCGGCGAGGCAGGTGACGTTTTCGAAGAGGAGGAGAGGGCTTTTGAAGAAAGCTGGAGAGCTTTCGGTGCTCTGTGATTGTGAGTATGCTGTGATCATCTTCTCTGCTACTGGAAAGCTCTTCGAGTCCTCCAGCTCCAG CACCAAGGATGTCATTGCAAGGTATAAGGCACACATTGAAAATGTGGAGAAGTTGGAGCAGCCATCTATTGAGCTCCAG CCTGATCGCATCAAGTTGAGCAAGGACCTTGCTGAGAAGAGCCGCGTGCTAAG GCAGATGAATGGTGAGGATCTGGAAGGGCTGAATATAGACGAGTTGCAGAAATTGGAGAAGCAGATTGAAGGAGGACTTAGCCGTGTACTTCAGACAAAG GAAGAAAAGATTATGAGTGAGATTCTGGCACTTGAAGCAAAG GGAGCCCAGTTGTTGCAAGCGAACAATCAATTAAGGCAGAGG ATAGGGATGCTATCGGTTGCAAATGGGAAGAATGCTGGTGTAATCGCCCTGGAGTCGGATAACTCAACGGCCGAAGAAGGTTTGTCATCGGAGTCTGGCACAAGTGGCAGCAGTTGCTGCGCTAATGGTTCTTCCCCAGACGATGACTCTGCTGACGACACTTTATCTCTCAAGCTTGG GCTTATTCCTTACCGTGGCTGA
- the LOC101295045 gene encoding probable ubiquitin-like-specific protease 2B-like, producing the protein MDHDHCSDSAILHSRLGTIEEDAATQSNSHEQQSDLDDNGCRNFLSEIEIGVSNAPSPSHGKSQLDCGLTVSPSNNDPVDVISDADESTSESPSSPLSPIEEDDCPMEEDDYPMEEDDGSLGTYELGHCSGNFEMDNVNTTVVLYPDYVVYGDSYCTGAQQLTFSHSCIKISGLVPSESDETLNFEWAVGDVVNVECQWVQNAEFVMIKLRVLSKDADQDDDALGISGIEELKIGVVEPNWSQQQERIACLNDKYLDILDPVQIMEAGDSLGQRRYFPNFDEDFDTFVYPEGDPDSVTISRRDVDLLQPEIFINDTLIDFYIKYLENQIQPDEKHRFYFFNSFFFRKLVDLDKDPSSVAGGRAAFQRVRKWTRKVDLFEKDYIFIPVNFNLHWTLIVICHPGEVARSNVRDSGKAVKVPCILHLDSLKGSHTGLKNHVQSYLWEEWKEKKKETSEEISSNFHNLRFLSLELPQQENTYDCGLFLLHYLELFLEEAPAIFNPFHINKFSTFLNANWFRPSEASLKRTLIQRLIFELIENRYREVCLPACSDVVQAKYPGCNQLEIGAEFLSGRSSPAVACQANISISNSQEEHGIEMTLLPTSSLRSSECVSDAGLVLREFFQSGEAAGSLFGQYQSFEHKSPFYHPNGAKPQLEEETQTGEQFTYLATGDGSFQEISEITSQTCGIQRSSKSFGAEISYNLETSEKAPNGNIEASPDRSIASDHSEGIEIIENGDHSKAIQIIEDDAVGEDLGPSQNGEMDVQNYPSLQSVRCVVDSLVSVLGEMQSGFLIEEGSQEHGEVHDGHEIGGPSRREEGDVPTYPSTENAECLADGLVSGSGDMQSTSVIEESSLDQKEVHVGNENRGSLPSSQEISDMPIQEDVDMVGNGAISCDNGFVGESQEPESEEQRAAKRMRLTPPDEGEKCLA; encoded by the exons ATGGACCATGATCATTGCAGTGATAGTGCTATTTTACATTCCCGTTTGGGGACAATAGAAGAGGATGCTGCTACACAATCCAATAGTCATGAACAACAGTCTGACTTAGATGACAATGGATGCAGAAATTTTCTTTCCGAAATAGAGATTGGAGTTTCAAATGCTCCCTCACCTTCCCACGGGAAAAGCCAGTTAGACTGTGGCCTTACAGTGTCCCCGTCAAAT AACGATCCAGTTGATGTGATTTCAGATGCTGATGAAAGCACAAGTGAGTCTCCATCAAGTCCCCTGTCCCCAATTGAAGAGGATGACTGCCCAATGGAAGAGGATGACTACCCAATGGAAGAGGATGACG GTTCTTTGGGTACTTATGAATTGGGTCATTGCTCGGGAAATTTCGAAATG GATAATGTAAATACGACCGTTGTTCTTTATCCCGATTATGTTGTATATGGGGATAGTTATTGTACAGGAGCCCAGCAGTTAACTTTCTCTCACAGTTGCATCAAAATCAGTGGTTTAGTACCGTCTGAAAGTGACGAAACCTTAAATTTTGAATGGGCAGTTGGTGATGTTGTCAATGTTGAGTGTCAGTGGGTTCAAAAT GCGGAATTTGTCATGATAAAACTCCGTGTACTATCAAAGGATGCAGATCAAGATGATGATGCACTTGGTATTTCAG GCATTGAGGAGTTGAAGATTGGAGTTGTTGAACCGAACTGGTCACAGCAACAAGAAAGAATAGCATGTTTAAATGATAAATATTTGGATATATTGGATCCTGTGCAAAT CATGGAAGCGGGCGATTCACTTGGCCAGAGGCGTTATTTCCCAAA TTTTGATGAGGATTTTGACACTTTTGTATATCCGGAGGGGGATCCTGATTCCGTTACCATCAGTAGGAGAGATGTTGATCTCTTACAGCCAGAGATATTTATTAACGATACATTGATCGACTTCTATATCAA GTATTTGGAAAATCAGATTCAACCAGACGAAAAGCACAGGTTCTACTTTTTCAATAGTTTTTTCTTCCGAAAGCTGGTTGACCTGGACAAGGATCCATCCAGTGTTGCTGGTGGCAGGGCTGCTTTCCAACGTGTCCGGAAATGGACAAGGAAAGTCGATTTGTTTGAAAAGGATTACATCTTCATCCCTGTAAACTTCAA TCTACACTGGACTCTGATTGTTATATGTCATCCTGGTGAAGTGGCTAGATCTAACG TTAGAGACTCAGGCAAGGCAGTTAAAGTACCTTGTATATTGCACTTGGATTCCCTCAAAGGAAGTCATACAGGTCTCAAAAATCATGTTCAGAG TTATTTGTGGGAAGAGTGGAAAGAAAAGAAAAAGGAGACATCGGAAGAAATCTCATCAAACTTCCACAACCTGCGGTTCCTCTCACTGGAG CTGCCACAACAGGAAAATACATATGATTGTGGCCTGTTTTTGCTTCACTATCTAGAGCTGTTTCTGGAAGAAGCTCCTGCTATCTTCAATCCATTCCATATAAATAAGTTCTCCACCTTT CTAAATGCAAATTGGTTTCGTCCTTCAGAGGCTTCTCTCAAGCGCACTCTTATCCAGAGATTAATTTTTGAACTCATTGAAAATCGTTATCGGGAAGTCTGTTTGCCAGCTTGCAGTGATGTAGTGCAGGCTAAATATCCAGGATGTAACCAGCTTGAAATTGGTGCGGAGTTTCTTTCTGGAAGATCCAGTCCTGCAGTTGCTTGCCAAGCAAATATATCTATATCTAACTCTCAAGAAGAACACGGAATCGAAATGACTCTGTTACCCACATCTTCACTTAGGAGTTCTGAGTGCGTTAGTGATGCAGGCCTGGTTCTCAGGGAATTTTTTCAGTCAGGAGAAGCTGCAGGTTCACTATTTGGACAATATCAGTCTTTTGAACATAAATCTCCTTTTTACCATCCCAATGGAGCTAAACCACAATTAGAG GAAGAAACCCAAACTGGAGAGCAGTTTACCTATCTTGCTACAGGAGACGGTAGCTTTCAAGAAATATCTGAAATTACATCTCAAACTTGTGGCATTCAACGCTCTTCGAAATCTTTTGGAGCCGAGATTTCGTATAACTTGGAGACGTCTGAAAAGGCACCAAATGGAAACATTGAAGCATCCCCTGACAGATCAATTGCCTCTGATCATTCCGAAGGCATAGAGATCATTGAAAATGGTGATCATTCTAAAGCCATACAGATCATTGAAGATGATGCGGTTGGAGAAGATTTGGGTCCAAGCCAGAATGGAGAAATGGACGTACAGAATTATCCATCATTGCAAAGTGTCAGGTGTGTGGTAGATAGCCTTGTTTCTGTTTTGGGTGAGATGCAGAGTGGTTTCTTGATTGAAGAAGGTTCGCAGGAGCATGGAGAGGTCCATGATGGACATGAAATTGGAGGTCCAAGTCGGAGAGAAGAAGGGGATGTACCAACTTATCCATCAACAGAAAATGCCGAGTGTTTAGCAGACGGCCTTGTATCTGGTTCAGGTGATATGCAGAGCACTTCTGTTATTGAAGAAAGCTCTCTGGACCAAAAAGAGGTGCATGTTGGAAATGAAAATAGAGGTTCACTTCCCTCATCCCAAGAAATTTCTGATATGCCAATTCAGGAAGATGTTGACATGGTGGGTAATGGTGCAATCTCATGTGATAATGGTTTTGTGGGTGAGTCACAAGAGCCTGAGTCAGAAGAGCAACGAGCTGCAAAAAGAATGAGGCTTACACCTCCTGATGAAGGGGAAAAATGTCTCGCTTGA